The segment TCTGCAGCTCGTCAGGAACTCCTCCATCTCCGGTTagccgttagccgttagccgttagccgttGCTCTGAGCACCGGGCTGTCAGTCACACGTTACCGGGAATGTGTCCGCGTGACTGTCCGGATGCCTGCCGGTGACGTAAGAGGTCAGGATGCCTTCAAGGAGCGGCGAAAACGTCGGAAAAACGAGACGTCACTGCTGGTGACTTTGAACCGGAGCCGAGAAACCACGACGGATGTGACGTCacacatgtctcattaatcatgtcactaactaaacttcttccctggagtttctgtctctgtcgtccagcaggttctcgtggatcgtggctgctgctgtggtcctgcatgacgtccactacacatattactactgtcattattgctcatatctgctactgtaacattttatcagtcattgtaattcattgtcatttatcatcattgtattcattgtcattttatcattcttgatttgtcattttcatctttattatgcattattcatttattgtcattttatcagtcattgtaatttgtcatttatcagtcattgtaattcattgtcattttatcagtcattgtaatcattgtcattttatcagtcattgtaattcctGTCTTTATCagttcattgtaattcattgtcattttatcagtcattgtaattcattgtcattttatcattcattgtaattcattgtcattttatcagttcattgtaattcattgtctttatcagtcattgtaattcattgtcattttatcatcatgtaatttgtcatttatcatcattgtacttgtcattttatcagtcttgtaattcattgtcattttatcagtcattgtaattcattgtcattttatcagtcattgtgattcattgtcattttatcagtcattgtaattcattgtcattttatcagtcattgtaattcattgtcattttatcattcattgtattgTACCactatgtttgtgttgtttgtcctgtacacgtgacatctagcagtctgtccgtcctgggagagggatccctcctctgtggctcttcctgaggtttcttccaccttttttccctgttaaaggtttttgtgggcaagtttttcctcactggaaccgagggtctaaggacagagggtgtcactccctgtacagattgtaaagcctcagaggaaaatggactttgtgactttgggctgtacaaataaaatttgatttgatttgatttgaatttgaagaacatgaagaatgTGAAGGAAAGATCTGGACTGATTCTGTTTAACGAGGTTTAAaaagttgtaaataaaaatgttaaattagtttttaaacCTGGTGACAAAAGAAGTCCTGATCAGACCCTGAATGCAGCAGCTGGCAGGTCCACGtgttattaaatgaaaaatcaacatttatgaaaaatcatattttaatatctgaggtaaaaacacttcttctcaaatattattactgatgtttgaagaaaacataaagacagacaagGCTGTGAATATCAGCCCACATTTTCTTTAGTACCTGAAGGCAGCACGGCCTTCTCGAGGAATGGAACTCTGGGTAATGTAGTTCTCAGTTTCCTGTCAGCGCAAACATGAAAAGGTTCATTAAAGTCAGATGATTAACTTTAATTGATCAgttaattaatgtttgtttattaaacacaaacagacgacAGGAAATGATTcaattataaaaaatgtttaatgagatttgtttgttttatattttaaatcagagattcttaaagctgcagttaaagatttatttaatatttagtgAGGTTCAGTTTCTGTTCGTCTCATCTGAAATGTTCTTTAGACATTCTTTAGATGTTATTTAGACGTTTGTCCAAACACGTCACCTGAAGGGGGCGCTGGCATACACTGATACTTTCAtcatgtttccatggtaacgCTGGATGCTGTTCCATCAGAGATGATCAGAAACTGAAGCCTCACAGGGATGTTTCACCTGACTGTACACAGCCTCAGTCCAGGGGTCACCtgaccctgacctttgacctctggtTGATTGACTGAACTATACATGTTTGTTTATAGATAAACTCATCATATTtagcttcctgtttcctgtcagctgatGTGTTGAAAGCTccagtgacctctgaccccagctgcagcagcagcagtgcggTGACCGATCTAGAGAGGAGGTCTAGATCTTCTCCACGTAGTTTCCGGGGAACATCCCCTCTTTGCCCCGCAGACGGCCAAACCACCAGCCGGACGGATCTGCAGAAAATACAGAGGCTGAGGCAGACTGTAGGACCACCAAGGACTATGAAGACTTGTAGGACTATGAAGACCAGCAGGAATACAAAGACCTGCAGGACCACAAACACCTGCAGGACCATGAAGACCTGCAGGACCATGAAGACcagcaggactacaaacaccTGCAGGACCATGAAGACcagcaggactacaaacacctgcaggaccacaaagacatgcaggacCACGAAGACCAGCAGGACCATGAAGACCAGCAGGACCATGAAGACCAGCAGGACTATGAAGCCCTGCAGGTCTTGCAGCAGTATTAGCAGTATTAGCAGTATTTGCGTACCCTCAGTAAGTATCtcgatgacatcatcagtgttgAAGCTGAGCTCGTCAGTGTCCTGGGCGTCGTAGGCGTACAGAGCTCTGCATTGCGGAGACCGAGGCTTTGGTTTGGGAGCTGGTTTGGGTCGACCTGCTCCAGGAAGAGGTTTCACCTCCTTCGACCTCCGGCGCTGCAGCctgcaggtgacacacaggGATTACaggaggttctggttctgatttaCACACTGTACTGGTGACCCTGGGCATACTGGCGCCATCTCACCCTGCAGCTCCCTGGTCAGGGACGTTCATGAAGCCCATGTCCTGTTGCTGGTGGAGCCGGTTGTCATGGCGATGCTGGCTCTGGAGGCGGGGCAGACTGGGCTGCTCCATGCTGGACTGCTGCCTCAGCAGGGTGCctctggtggaggtggagcctCCTCTGGGAGCTCTGCCCCCTCTGGAgtgaggagctgaagaagagagaaaggttAAAACCACGATGCTCGCTCTGATGGTGACCGTCGACACTTGAAGGGTTTTTCTGATACCTGAGTTGTACTGGCTAGTGGGCGGAGCCTGGTTGCCCATGTAGCGGCTCTTGCGGTTGTCCTTCCTCGTCGGTCCTACAAACCAATCATGCAGGAAGTGAGGCGGGGCACGCAGGAAGTGTGATCAAATTTAAGGTACTTCTTGTCAGAACTTACTAGAGTTTTTGGGCAGACCCGGTCCGATGGAGACCTGCAGGACCTTCCCACTGGGCTTCAGGATGGCCTCGTTCCCCTGGCCCACCTGGAACTGGATCTGTCTGGACCCTGAAGAGCTGAATGGACCCCAGCCGCCCTTCTTCACCTTAAACTCCAGCCtgtgaacagagacagagggatgaTACAAGCGGCGGACGAGGATTTATCTTTAAGTCGGTACgttaaagtttttaaagactTGTTGGTACTGACAGGTTGTTGAACTTGAGCGGCAGCTTCTTCTGAGTTTTGTCCTGATAACGTTTCACCAGCAGACTGAGGAACTCCGTCTTAAAGACGCTCTGAAGAACGCTGTCGTACTCCTCCTCATGGATGATGAAAAAGTCATCCTGCAGagtgctgacagacagagagacagatttcAGACCTTCAGCTTGGTTTCTCTTCTATGTTCAGGTCCTGATTCTTGTtctggtaaatggtaaatggactgtacttatatagcgcctcTCTggtcttccaaccactcaaagtgcttttacactacatatctcattcacccattcacacacattcattcactgatggcattagctgccatgcaaggtgccaactgctcatcagtttcaggagataaccattcatacacattcacacaccgatggttcagccttcgggagcaatttggggttcagtatcttgcccaaggacacttcgacatgcagaaTGGAGGGGATCGAATCAGGGATTGGACCGCCAAtaatctgattagtggacaacctgctctacctccaagcAGCAGCCGCTAGTTCTAGATCTAATTCAGGTGTAGTAGTTCAGATGTCTGTGGTTCTGGGGGTCTCGGACTGGTTTTTATGGTGTACCTCAGGGAAACAGACTGGATCTTGTTCAGCTCAATCTTCCTCTTCAGAACCTCCTGGATCTGACCTTTGTCAGGACCCTGCTTCACCTTTTCTCGACCAATCAGGTACAGGAACTTTGGAGTCAAGATGAGGTCTCGCTTCACAGACTGTGGaccaacagaaacagagagtgaaCACAGACACCCAGCACATTGAGGATCTTTCCCGATAACCCGAGTCGTCTCAGTTTTAAGAGCTACATGGGACTGAAACCTGCCTGTTGTCAGACCATCAAAGCCCCACCTGGTCCCACCATCCAGGTGGACTGACCGTAATCGATGCCACCCTCCACTCCTTCAGTCTTACTGACCTTACTACTAACCTGGAGGAGGAGTTTAAACGGGACAAAGGGTCCATCAGATCTTTACCCTGAATCTTCGGTCAAATTTCACCACAACATCGGCAAAGTCGATCCTCTCTCTGCGGCCGACAAACTGTCTGATCTCCGGATGGTTGTCTGTTCCGATGTAGTCGCCCACAAAGTTCCTGTTGATGCTGTTTCTGCGGCGCTCCTTCTTGTTCAGCAGGACGTCTGAGGCTGGAAACAGAATCAGACGTCATCAAGACAAACACGAGCTGAACGTGGTGCTTCATGAACCCGCCCTCGGACGCCCGTCTCACCTTCCTCCCTCATCTTGACGTACTTGCGGACAGCGATGTGTTTACGCCACGCCTTCTGGATGACCCGAGCGTAGCCGTTATACTTCCTCTCCCTCATCTCCTCCAACAGGAAGAGCTGCAGAAAGGAAGACAACACGAGATGACAAACATGAAGACGGAGAGGAAACCAAGGGAATCCCAGAATGCCACtggaacagaaacatttcatcaacAGAAGTTTGAACAAAATGTTGAAAGGTTACAGCGAGATGAGCTGTCCTTCCAGTGTGTGACTGTCTCGTACCGACTCTGGAGCTTTGATGAAGACTTTGCTCTTGCCCAGCTGGAACTGGTCCTGGTCCATGTTGACCGAGTTGAGGAGGTGCAGGACTCCCTGGCGCTCCTCACCCCTCCAGCAGGGCCAGGTGTCCTTGGTGAGGATGGCAtacctgcagcacagaggcgtacctgtgttattgtgtttgatGATGAGGATTATATGATGTCACCCTGTTTGATGTCTGACCTCTGTAGGAACTTGTTGAAGACCCGTCTGTACGCGTATCCGGCTCGGCGGACTCTGATGTTCTCTCGGAGGCCCAGGTACTCCACCTGGTGTCTGACCCGGTTCTCCTCCCAGTCCCGGGGACGTTTGGTCTCATTGGGTTTGATGCAGCGGATGTAGTGAGGGGTGCACTTCATCAGAGTGTGGACCAaagtgtttgcttgtttctgAAAGGGACAGGAGAGACGGCTGTGTGTTTACCTGATAACCTGACCTCATCTGAAGGGGATTGGCAGGTAGATTCCTCCagcatctacctgtcaatcaaaaggTGTTACCTTGATCTTACTGCTCGCCGTGGTCGGACGCCCCCTCTTCTCCACTTCCAGGTTCTCCGGGAACAGAGCTCTGATGAACGGActgaccacaaacacaccacgGACAGGTGTCATAGTAATATCATCACACACAAAACCTACAAagccacacgcacacacgcacgcacgcacacgaacaaacacacacagtacttaCAACTCACTGCTCTGCATCAGCTCGATGATGTCATTAAACAACACGTCTCTGTTCCTCTCACAGAAACCGCTGACATCATACGACacctggacagacagacaggtgaacaccTGAGCAGGTAGTCAGATATACAAGTGTACATGTGGTGGAGAGGTGGTGGACAGATGTAGAGGTGGTGGACAGGTGGTGGACAGGTGGTGTACAGATGTAGAGGTGGTGGACAGGTGGTGGACAGGTGGTGTACAGATGTAGAGGTGGTGTACAGGTGGACAGGTGGTGGACAGGTGGTGTACAGATGTAGAGGTGGTGGACAGGTGGTGGACAGGTAGTGTACAGGTGGTGGACAGGTGGTGGACAGATGTAGAGGTGGTGGACAGGTAGTGTACAGGTGGtggacaggtggacaggtggtctctgtacttgtcctgttagatcttagtgccacatttgacaccattgaccatcaaattcttttacagagactggaacatcaaactggcatcaaaggaacctccctaagctggtttaagtcgtatttcttagatcgatctcagtttgttcacgtcaatgatgaatcctccatgcagaccaaagtttgtcatggagtcccacaaggttctgtacttggaccacttctattcagtttatatatgcttcctttagggaacattattaggaatcactctatcaattttcattgttatgctgacgacacccaattatatttatcgatcaagcctgatgcaaccaatcagttaactaaactccaagcatgccttaaggatataaaaagttggatgacctacaattttctgatgttaaattcagacaaaactgaagttcttgtaattggacccaaacacctcagaaactctctttctagagacttagttactttagatgggatcaccctggcctccagctccactgtaaagaatcttggagttgtttttgatcaggatttgtcctttaacgtcacataaaacaaatttcgaggactgcattcttccacctTAGGAGGTGGTGGACAGATGTAGAGGTGGTGGACAGGTGGTGGACAGGTGGTGTACAGATTTAGAGGTGGtgtacaggtgtacaggtgGTGTACAGATGTAGAGGTGAtgtacaggtgtacaggtgGTGTACAGGTGGTGTACAGATTTAGAGGTGATGTACAGGTGGACAGGTGGTGGACAGGTGGTGTACAGATGTAGAGGTGGTATACAGGTGGACAGGTGGTGTACAGGTGGTGTACAGATGTAGAAGTGGTATACAGGTGGACAGGTGGTGTACAGGTGGTGTACAGATGTAGAGGTGGTGGACAGGTGGTGTACAGGTGGTGTACAGATGTAGAGGTGATGTACAGGTGGACAGGTGGTGTACAGATGGACAGGTGGTGTACTGGTGTACAGGTGGACAGGTGGTGTACAGGTGGTGTACAGATGTAGAGGTGATGTACAGGTGGACAGGTGGTGTACAGGTGGTATACAGATGTAGAGGTGATGTACAGGTGGACAGGTGGTGTACAGATGGACAGGTGGTGTACAGGTGGTGTACAGATGTAGAGGTGATGTAGAGGTGGACAGGTGATGTACAGGTGGACAGGTGGTGTACAGGTGGACAGGTGGTGTACAGGTGGTGTACAGATGTAGAGGTGATGTACAGGTGGACAGGTGGTGTACAGGTGGACAGGTGATGTACAGGTGGACAGGTGGTGTACAGGTGGACAGGTGGTGTACAGGTGTACCTTCCCGGCATAGTGGTGGACGATGAAGCCTTTGTTCCAGCTGCTGAAGTGTTCGTGGGATCCGATCTGTCCCTGAAGTTTCTGCAGCAGCGTCTGGTCGGCGCCTTCACCTTTTGCGTGCATTGTAGCACATACGTCGTCCAGGATGCTCATAAGCCCAGGAGGATTCTGGGAAATGACCACAGAAATCACGTTTCCAttcactgaactgaaaactctatgaatgttgtttgttgctCAGTTCTGTTGCCTGGTTGCCTGGCTGACGTACCAGTTTGGACTCAATGAGGTCACAGACCACCTTGTTGTTGAAGTAGTCGATGGGCGTCCATTTGATGCCCTCCTGAACGTACTcctcctgcagagagaagaacatGTTCAGCCTCTCAGTGACTTTTATTCCGAAACAGACTGGAAGAAGAAAGGTTATGTGATGACATCTTGCTGTGATGTCATGACGTAGCACCTGTTCAGCCTTCAGGGTTAGCTCAATGAAaatctgctgcagcttctcgtTGACAAAGTTGATGCAGAACTGCTCAAAGCCATTTCTCTGAAaaaaacgaagaagaagaagtcagaccGGCCTgatgatcaatcaatcaatccaaTTAATAACTCACATAGATAagtcctacatttcccagaatgccacccgtacgctcaggacaatccagaCTTTcctcgtctgttgttccccgttggtgaaacgtcctaccagttcctacagatcaggggcggcccttctctaccttcacaaacctcctgaaaagacctccagctcttcagagaggacctcctctacaacatcctctacagctggacatgacacatctgtcctctacagctggacctTGGTCCTGTGTCAGTAGAACACTAACACGTCCTCACTACACGTCAGTCactaaatgactaaatttaGATGTAGATGACCTCAACAACTTAAGAATGCAGCTGACTACGTTCAGACGTGTGTTTGTACCTGGAAGATCTCGAAGCCGTAGATGTCGAGGACTCCGATGTTGAGCTCCTCCTGTTCCTTCTGCATGGCTTTGTTGATacactgtcacacaaacacaaacagagtaactgaactgaacaaactgaaatcaaatcaagtgTTGTAGTGTGGCGTGTTGATGTGGACTGACGTCGACGAGGAAGTCGAAGAGTCTTGTGTACAGAGCTTTGGACAGGGCGTCTCTGGTGAAAGTGGCCTGCTCCGTGTTCAGGGTTACGGAGATGGACTCAGTCTTCCCACCCCACTTACTATCCATGATCCTGCTGGTGAGCTTACTGCAGAGACCATCCTGAGAGATCCCCAACAGGAAGGACGGAAACGCCAGGACTGACAGAGGacaacagacaggtgagagaccGATGGGTTATGGACaggttacagacagacaggtcgtAGAGGATGGACATGGTATATGTTGGGTATGTTGTGTGTATCGAGTGTTGTCTCACAGTCCAGGCTCTCGACCACGGCGTAGTTGTTCTCCTCTCTGAAGCTGATGTTTCCCAGATGAAGAATTCCTGCAACGAGCTGAAGAACTGAATCCTGATCCTCCACAGACAGACCCACGACTGACATCGCCTCCTGACACCAGAACCAGAGACAGaacagtgtcagtgtgacaggtacagacagacaggtacagacagacggacaggtACAGACCATGGTGTCAGTGAACTCCTTCTTGTCGTTGACGTCCTCCACTGTGTAGGTTCCTGATTGGTTGAGGTAGAAGTAGTAGTCGGGGGTCGTGACCCCGAGGTTCTCCCTCTGCTCCCCACTTGCCCCCGCCAACAGCTGAGGacacaggtcaaaggtcaccaggggtcagaggtcacagttTCCAGACCATTCTGCATCCGTACATGTCAGCAGCTACAGTATCCCAGTAGAACATGTCGTAGTACTTGTACATTTTGTAGTACCTGGTAGTAGATGTGGAAGTTTCTCTCTCCTTGATTTTGTGAAACGACTCGACTCTTCTCCAACAGGAAGTTTGAGATTTTTCCTCCATCAGGAGCTCCTCCTCGACTGAACTGGATCTCAAAGTACTTCCCCTGATAGGACAGCGTGTACGAGTTAggagtgtatatatatatatatatatatatatatagatataatatatatatagatatatattatataagagATAGATAATGAttagtatatattttatatattgtgtataatcTGTCTGAACACGTTCATACTCACAAATCTGCTGGAGTTGTTGTTGCGGACGGTCTTGGCGTTTCCGAATGCCTCAAGCAGAGGGTTGGACTGCAGGATGATGTCTTTaacatgctacacacacacgccttcatcagtaaccatggcaacagtaaTAATAGTAACAGATCCAAATtctctgctggttctggttccaaCAGCTGAACTTTCTGTTCTGAGGACTGATATGAAGTCAGCGCTCTGTGTCTCCGTTACAGATTCAGTAAGTACTCTTctatgtagtactctgtgtaccACCTGCTTCAGTTAGTACTCCTctatgtagtactctgtgtaccACCTGCTTCAGTTAGTACTCCTCTATGTAGTACTCTGTAATTTCAGCAGGTGGTACTGCTGTGGCTCTGACTCTGAGAAGCTTGGAGGTGTTCCTCCATGGACCGGACCTGTTTATCCAGCTCGTCCCACAGATGCTTGGTTAGATTGTGTTCTGGGGACACCCTGGCTGGTCTGTGATGGACTGTGTGCTCTGACAGCTTTCTACcagaaccagcatgaacttCTTCAACAGTTTGAGCTACAGTAGCTTTTCTTAATGCCAGTGGTCCAGAATCAGAACCATCCAGGTCCTCACAGTACGCCGACTTTAGACAGGACGGGgactgagacacagagacagtgaaCCTCTCTGAACTGATCTGGGATCATGTTTAAGTAGCGTGGAGGTCAGAGGAGTCCGGTCAGGTCCGACCCACATCAGGACCAGAATCTGTTCTGATGTTCACCTGCTGTACCTGAACAGAACTCTGCAGACTCACCTGGactttgtctcctcctccagacACTTTGGACACATAACTCATGATGAACTTAGCAGCTACAGTCTTTCCTGCTCCGCTCTCACCGCTGAAGACAGGAGACAGgtgggaggagacaggagggaggagggaggagggaggagacaggtgggaggagacaggagggaggagacaggagacaggtgggaggagacaggagggaggagggaggagacaggagggaggagacaggaggcaggagacaggagacaggtgggaggagacaggagggaggagacaggagggaggagacaggagagaggagggaggagacaggggcatggacaggagaggaggagtaggagggaggaggacaggagagagggagacaggaggGAAGGCGGACAGGtgggagacaggagggaggaggaggagacaggagggaggagacagggacaggtgggaggagacaggaggagggcAGGGGAGGAgaacaggagaggagggggagacaggagaggaggacaggagggaggagacaggcgggaggagcaggaggcagGAGACAGGACGAGgtgggaggagacaggagggaggggaggagaagagacaggagggagagacaggagagaggaggacaggagacaggatggaggagacaggagacagggtgggaggagaaaaggagacaggagacaggggagggagacagagggaggagacagggaagacaggtgggaggagaaagagaaggagggaggagacagagacagagggaggaggaccggtgggaggaggacagagtgaggaggagacaggagggagagacagtgGAGGGCGGAGACAGGAGGACAGTGGGAGGAGGACAGGGgaggagacagggagacaggaggagaggagaggagagagacaggagacaggtgggaggagacaggagggaggagggaggagacggaggagacaggtggaggagagacaggagggaggagacaggaggacaggagggaggagggggagcaggGTGGAGGAGACATTATCAGATCGTGTTCCTCATCGTTCTTAATTATGTGTGACAGTGAAGCCCCGCCCACCTGAATGTACACACTGGTTCTCGCTGTCAATCATCATGTTCCTGTACATGTGTGGTCAGCCAGAGCGTAGATATGAGGAGGGTTCTCATACTGAGCCTGAGGGCAACAAGGAGAGGGGCAACAAGGAGAGGGgcaaaaaggggggggggggcaacaaTGAGAGGGGCaacaaggggggggggggggggcaacaCGGAGACGAAGGGGGAACAAGGagaggggcaacaatgagaGGGGGCAACAAGGGGGGGGCAACAAGGAGAGGGCACACAAAGGAGAGGGGAAACAAGGagaggggcaacaatgagaGGGGCAACAAGGAGGGGGCCACAAGGGGGGGGCAACAAGGAGAGGGGGACACGGAGAGGGCACACATGGAGGGGCAACAAGGAGGGGGGCAACAAGGAGGGGGGCAACACAAGGGGGGGAGGGCAACATGAGAGGGGCAACAAGGGGGGGGCAACAAGGAGAGGGCAACAGGGGGGAGGGCAACAAGAAGGGGGGCAACAAGGAGGGGGCAACAAGGGGGGAGGGCAACAAGGGGGAACAAGGAGGGGCAACAAGGAGGGGGGCAACAAGGAGGGGAGGGcaaggagggggggggcaacAAGAGAGGGGCAACAAGGAGGGGAGGGCAACAAGGAGGGAGGGCAACAAGAGGGGGGCAACAAGGAGAGGGGCAACAAGGGGAGGGAAACAGAGGGGGGCAACAAGGGGGGAGGGCAAAAGGAGGGGGGCAACAAGGGAGGGCAACAAGGGGGGGAGGGCAACAAGGAGGGGAACAAGGAGGGGGGCAACAAGGAGGGGGCAAACAAGGGAGGGCAACAAGGAGGGGGGCAACACGAGGGGGGGCAACAGGAGGGGAGCAACAAGGAGGGGAGCAAcaaggagggggaggggcaaCAAGGAGGGTGAAGTGTGTTGCTGGTGTGCTTGTATTAGTTGTGtgctgtgtattagtgtgtgttgctgtgtgttagtgtgtgttgctgtgtgttagtgtgtgttgctgtgtattggtgtgtgttgctgtgtgttgctgtgtgttgtgtgtgttgctgttgtgtatgttagtgtgtttgtgtgtgtgtgtgtgtgtgttggtgtgttagtgtgtgttgctgtgtattagtgtgtgttgctgtgtgtgtattagtgtgtgttgctgtgtgttcgtgtgtgtttgttgctgtggtgtgtgtttgctgtgtgttagtgtgtgttgctgtgtgttagtgtgtgtgtgtgtattgctgtgtgttgctgtgtgttgctgtgttttgctgtgtgttgctgtgttagtggtgtgctgtgtttagtgtgtgtggtgctgtgtatgtagtgtgtgttgctgtgtattattgtgtgtgttgtgtgtgtgttgctgtgtgttgctgtgtattagtgtgtgttgctgtgtattagtgtgtgttgctgtgtgttgctgtgtgttgcagtgtattagtgtgtattagtgtgtgttgctgtgtgttgctgtgtgttgctgtgtattagtgtgtgttgctgtgtgttgctgtgtgg is part of the Larimichthys crocea isolate SSNF unplaced genomic scaffold, L_crocea_2.0 scaffold100, whole genome shotgun sequence genome and harbors:
- the myo1eb gene encoding LOW QUALITY PROTEIN: myosin IEb (The sequence of the model RefSeq protein was modified relative to this genomic sequence to represent the inferred CDS: deleted 2 bases in 1 codon), with amino-acid sequence MGSKERYHWLAQNVKVSGVDDMVLLSKINEDAITDNLKKRYMDDYIFTYIGSVLISVNPFKQLPYFTDREVELYQGAAQYENPPHIYALADHMYRNMMIDSENQCVVFSGESGAGKTVAAKFIMSYVSKVSGGGDKVQHVKDIILQSNPLLEAFGNAKTVRNNNSSRFGKYFEIQFSRGGAPDGGKISNFLLEKSRVVSQNQGERNFHIYYQLLAGASGEQRENLGVTTPDYYFYLNQSGTYTVEDVNDKKEFTDTMEAMSVVGLSVEDQDSVLQLVAGILHLGNISFREENNYAVVESLDFLAFPSFLLGISQDGLCSKLTSRIMDSKWGGKTESISVTLNTEQATFTRDALSKALYTRLFDFLVDCINKAMQKEQEELNIGVLDIYGFEIFQRNGFEQFCINFVNEKLQQIFIELTLKAEQEEYVQEGIKWTPIDYFNNKVVCDLIESKLNPPGLMSILDDVCATMHAKGEGADQTLLQKLQGQIGSHEHFSSWNKGFIVHHYAGKVSYDVSGFCERNRDVLFNDIIELMQSSEFPFIRALFPENLEVEKRGRPTTASSKIKKQANTLVHTLMKCTPHYIRCIKPNETKRPRDWEENRVRHQVEYLGLRENIRVRRAGYAYRRVFNKFLQRYAILTKDTWPCWRGEERQGVLHLLNSVNMDQDQFQLGKSKVFIKAPESLFLLEEMRERKYNGYARVIQKAWRKHIAVRKYVKMREEASDVLLNKKERRRNSINRNFVGDYIGTDNHPEIRQFVGRRERIDFADVVVKFDRRFRSVKRDLILTPKFLYLIGREKVKQGPDKGQIQEVLKRKIELNKIQSVSLSTLQDDFFIIHEEEYDSVLQSVFKTEFLSLLVKRYQDKTQKKLPLKFNNLLEFKVKKGGWGPFSSSGSRQIQFQVGQGNEAILKPSGKVLQVSIGPGLPKNSRPTRKDNRKSRYMGNQAPPTSQYNSAPHSRGGRAPRGGSTSTRGTLLRQQSSMEQPSLPRLQSQHRHDNRLHQQQDMGFMNVPDQGAAGLQRRRSKEVKPLPGAGRPKPAPKPKPRSPQCRALYAYDAQDTDELSFNTDDVIEILTEDPSGWWFGRLRGKEGMFPGNYVEKI